The Chitinophaga pinensis DSM 2588 region GTACTGCCGCCTATGCATCCGAAGTCCAGCGCCCGTGCACAGAAATACCTGGAGAAGATGGGCGTCATCATTAAACTGAATACGATCGTACAGGATTATGATGGAGAGACGATCACACTGAAAACAGGAGAACAGATCAAGTCTTTCCTCGTAGTATGGAGCGCGGGTGTAACGGGAGAAACATTCCCGGGGATACCTAAAGAATGGACAGAGCGCGGACGTCTCTTAACAGATCCTAATTGCAGAGTGATAGGTAGCCCGAACATTTTTGCCATTGGCGACATTGCTCTCATGAAACTGGAAGACTATCCCAAAGGTCATCCCGGCGTAGCACAGCCTGCCATACAGATGGGTAAGTACATTGGTAAAAACCTGTATGCCATCCACAGAAGTGATAAGGTAAAACCATTTAAATACTTTGATAAAGGTTCGCTGGCGACAGTCGGCAGGGGAAAGGCAGTAGCGGATCTCCCAAAGAATATTCATCTTGGCGGCAGACTGGCATGGTGGATCTGGTTATTTGTGCATGTGAACTTCCTGGTGAGTTTTCGTAACAAACTATTGGTACTGACAAACTGGATCTGGAATCTGTTCACATTTGATAAAGGCAACCGCCTGATCATCCGACCATATATCAGAAAAGGAGATGAACGTGCGAAGGCTGTATTTACAGAAAATGAATCAGGCAGTTAATGGCTATAAGAAAATGTTAATGTTCCGTTGCTTAACTTCTCATTAACTCAATTCGTCTGGTGAAGTACTAATATTGCCATTATAGAAAAGTAGTCAAACTACTTTTAAATTTGTTTTCATAACGTGGAATTAGACAAGGGCTGCCTTTCAAGGCGGCCTTTTTTATTGTACCTTTGTGTCTGCTTTGGAAACAAGAAACTACATAACGTTATCACAGCTGGCAGCCGGCATACAGGGCACTATCAAAAACGCTTTTTCAGGACAGAGTTATTGGGTGGTGGCCGATATCACCAGTCACTCTTTTTATCCTGCCAAAGGATATCACTACTTTGATATGGTGGAAAAAGATCCGCGCAGTCACCAGATGATTGCGAAGATATCCACTACAGCATGGGGAAATGGAAGCACGCGTATCAAAGAATTTGAGAATGTAACCGGACAACGTTTCTCTAATGACATGCAGGTACTCGTACGTGTTGCCGTAGAGTTTCATCCCGTATACGGCCTTAAATTGTCCCTGATGGATATTGATCCCAGCTATACCATCGGTCAGCTGGAACAGCAGAAACAGGCCACTTTACAGCGATTAGTGACCGAGTGTGCTGACATTGTACAGAAGACGCCGGACGGATACATGACCCGTAATAAGGCGCTGCGGCTTAATCCGGTCATCCAGCGTATTGCTGTCATCTCCTCTGCTTCTTCTGCAGGCTACCAGGATTTCATGCACACCATGCAGTCCAATGCCTATAAGTATATATTCTATACGGACAATTACTTTACAGCGGTACAGGGTGAGGCAAATGCAACACAGGTATGTATACAACTGGACGCGATCATCGCTTCCGGCAAACAATATGATACTGTTGTGATCATCCGTGGCGGTGGCGCACAGACCGACCTGCTGCTGTTTGACCAGTATGCACTGGGTAAAGCAGTCGCCGGGTTCCCGGTGCCAGTCATCACCGGTATCGGGCACCATAAGAACGAGACCATTACCGATATGCTGGCCCATACCGCCACTAAAACCCCTACAAGAGCAGCTGAACTTATCATTGCACATAACCGTACCTTTGAGGAAGCATTACTGACACAGCAAAGTCAGATCATTATCCGGATGCAACAGATGATTGCAGGCAGGAAAAAGCAACTGTCTTCATTGCATACAGGTATCATTAACCGCTCACGCGATCTGCTGAGTGTACACAGAGACGGACTGACACGTGCAAAGCAGGCCATCCCGCAAAGAGCCCGGCATACCTTACTGAGACAGCGCAATGCCATTTCACAGTTATCCGGACAATTACTGGCGAAACCGGGTCAGGTAACCGCCAGCCGCTTACAGGAACTGGCGCATATCCGCAAGGATATACAGGTATATGCCCGTAAACTGCTGCAACAGCAGCAACAAAAACTGGTACATCATGAAACAGTGGTAAGGATTATGAGTCCGGCAGCACTATTGCAAAAAGGCTTTGCCATGGTACAGCACAAAGGACAGATCATTACCAGCGCCGCACAGCTGTCTCCCGGAGACGAGATCACCGTACAAATGGCAGATGCCGGCGTACATGCAACAATCACTTCAAAAACAACGACCGATGGATACTAGTCTGACATACGAAGCAGCTTACAAAGAACTGCAACAGATAGCCAGGGAAATCGAAACGGAATCCGTTTCCGTAGATGTACTGGCAGCGAGAGTGAAACGGGCCTCCGAACTCATTACCTTCTGTCAGGCACGCCTCCGGGCGACAGAAGCGGAAGTCGAGAACATCATTCAGCAGATGGAAGATAAACCGCTTTAAGCTTTTTAAGCTGCGGCGCCCGCTAATGATCTTAGGGCGCCGCCCCCAATCCCTTATGCATAACCTATTCCAGCCCCAGGAGCCCTGATATCTCCCACCTTAAAGGTTTTAATATTTTCATTAAAAGCCGGTTAAAATCAATCCGGGCGTATCTCCAGCAACATTACATTCTTGACATTTGTATCAGATACATTCATCAGCGGACAAATATCATCTCATGAAACGAGCGATCGTCCTGGCTGTAGCAACATTGGCACTATCCTGTATGGGGATCGTTGCTACCGCCCAAACTAACTACACACTATCAGCGGCATTAGATACCGCCCGCACCAGCAGCCCCGTACTGAAAGCAAGGTACATGAACATAAATGCAGCACAGGCGGACGTCATTACAGCCAGACTACGGCCTAATCCCAATCTGAACAATCAGACCATGCAACTGGTCAGTAGCGATCATTTTGCCCCCGGCACAAGATGGTCTTCCAATCAGAACAGACAGGTATGGTACCAGCTCACAAAGCCGGTTCAATGGCCCAATCAGCGTAAGTACAAAATAGAAACGGCTGATAAAGACGTTACTCTCGCCAACAACACCTACGAGGAAGATGTACGTAACCTCTCCCTGAACGTGGGGTCCAGCTGGATCAACTGCTGGGTGCTGAAGAAAAGGCTGGCACTGCTCAACGAAAGCAGGACTAATCTGGATACCCTCGTAAAGATCAATGAACTGCGCTATAAAGACCAGGTCATCTCACAGACAGACCTGACGCGTACAAAGGTGCTGCTCTCGCAATATGATCTGCAACTGAGTGTATTTACCCAGGATTATCAGAATGAACTGCATACCCTGCAACTCCTCACGGGTAATACGACACCCATGGAGATCGACACCAGCAATGAGATACTGACATTCGTGCCTTCCCTTACACTGGATAGCCTCATTGCGCAGACCATGGATAACCGCTCCGATGTTATACTGGCAAAAAACACCATCGATGAACGGGCCAGCAATGCAAAATATCAGCGATCCCTGGCAGTACCGCAACCGGAACTGGGGGTTATCTATAATCCGCAGAACGCCGTTCCATATATAGGTTTCTATGGCGCTATCGATCTGCCTTTCTTCAACAGGAATCAGGGGGAGATCAAAAAAGCACAGATACAACAGCAACAGGCGCAACAGGAATTGTCTGCCACACAACGACAGGCACAAACAGAAGTAGTCACCGCTTACAATACCTATCAGCTGCAACAGAAAAACATTGAGAAGTACAGCGGTATCCTGCATCAGTCACAACAGATCCTGGACAATGTGAAATACGCCTACCTGCGCGGAGGTACCAGTATCATCGACTTCCTCGACGCACAACGCAACTGGTACGATACCCGCCTGCTGTACTATGATTCCTTACAGGCGTACTACCAGAGCTATATACAATTATTATTTGCTACCGGCCTCATAAACCAATTATAATATGCAACGCATCACCCGATATTTCTTTGCAGCTGCCTTCTTACTGGCAGGATGTAAACATAAAACGCCACAGCCAGTTGCAACAGACGATCCGGCTCCTGTTGTTACCAATAACGGACAGCAGATCACGTTTCCAGATAGTGCTTCCACCAGCTTCTTTTCAGTAGAATCAGTAGGCGATTCTGTACTCAGCGGCACATTACATGCACCGGGTAAAGTAGCAGCAACCGTCGTCCGTGGAGACGAAGGCGGACAAAACATCGTATTATTTGATGATCCGGGTCTGAACAGTGATTATTCACAGCTCATACAACATAAGATCAACATCAATCATATACAGCAGATCAATATCACACAGCGTAAAATAGAACTCGATCGCACACAGGATCTGTATGACCATGGTGCTGCCAGTGGTAAAGATATACTGGAAGCGAAGTCCAACCTTTCTATGGAACAGACCAATCTGGCCAATGAGAAAACACAGCTGATAGAACATGAATCAGGACTAAAAGCAGCAGGATTCGATCCGGAAGCATTGCGCAGTACTAGTCCGGGGTCAGCTTATATCATCTGTGACATTCCGGAAAATCAGCTGAATAATGTAAAGAGAGGCGCACCCTGTACGGTGGTACTGTCTTCATTTCCCAACAACACATATGATGCAAAGGTAGAAGACATTGCAGATGTAATTGATGATGTAACACGCATGATCAAACTGCGCATACGACTGAACACACCCGATACAGACATCCGTGCAGGCATGTTTGCAACAGTCACCTTCCAGGTACACGGCGATAATAAAGGTAT contains the following coding sequences:
- a CDS encoding NAD(P)/FAD-dependent oxidoreductase, giving the protein MEQMRQITLNIPPTTKPRVVIVGAGFGGLNTAQSLPDDKFQIVLFDKHNYHTFQPLLYQVASAALQADSIAGPLRNLFHDTKDFHFRMLRVLSIDPGTNTINTSAGPLQYDYLIISTGARTNYFGNENMQRYALPLKTIPDALNMRSQLMQLFEWASLNGNPAISDYMLNVVLVGAGPTGVEMAGALSELRKNVLPKDYPALDFSKMKIYLLDGLDRVLPPMHPKSSARAQKYLEKMGVIIKLNTIVQDYDGETITLKTGEQIKSFLVVWSAGVTGETFPGIPKEWTERGRLLTDPNCRVIGSPNIFAIGDIALMKLEDYPKGHPGVAQPAIQMGKYIGKNLYAIHRSDKVKPFKYFDKGSLATVGRGKAVADLPKNIHLGGRLAWWIWLFVHVNFLVSFRNKLLVLTNWIWNLFTFDKGNRLIIRPYIRKGDERAKAVFTENESGS
- the xseA gene encoding exodeoxyribonuclease VII large subunit produces the protein MSALETRNYITLSQLAAGIQGTIKNAFSGQSYWVVADITSHSFYPAKGYHYFDMVEKDPRSHQMIAKISTTAWGNGSTRIKEFENVTGQRFSNDMQVLVRVAVEFHPVYGLKLSLMDIDPSYTIGQLEQQKQATLQRLVTECADIVQKTPDGYMTRNKALRLNPVIQRIAVISSASSAGYQDFMHTMQSNAYKYIFYTDNYFTAVQGEANATQVCIQLDAIIASGKQYDTVVIIRGGGAQTDLLLFDQYALGKAVAGFPVPVITGIGHHKNETITDMLAHTATKTPTRAAELIIAHNRTFEEALLTQQSQIIIRMQQMIAGRKKQLSSLHTGIINRSRDLLSVHRDGLTRAKQAIPQRARHTLLRQRNAISQLSGQLLAKPGQVTASRLQELAHIRKDIQVYARKLLQQQQQKLVHHETVVRIMSPAALLQKGFAMVQHKGQIITSAAQLSPGDEITVQMADAGVHATITSKTTTDGY
- the xseB gene encoding exodeoxyribonuclease VII small subunit — translated: MDTSLTYEAAYKELQQIAREIETESVSVDVLAARVKRASELITFCQARLRATEAEVENIIQQMEDKPL
- a CDS encoding TolC family protein — protein: MKRAIVLAVATLALSCMGIVATAQTNYTLSAALDTARTSSPVLKARYMNINAAQADVITARLRPNPNLNNQTMQLVSSDHFAPGTRWSSNQNRQVWYQLTKPVQWPNQRKYKIETADKDVTLANNTYEEDVRNLSLNVGSSWINCWVLKKRLALLNESRTNLDTLVKINELRYKDQVISQTDLTRTKVLLSQYDLQLSVFTQDYQNELHTLQLLTGNTTPMEIDTSNEILTFVPSLTLDSLIAQTMDNRSDVILAKNTIDERASNAKYQRSLAVPQPELGVIYNPQNAVPYIGFYGAIDLPFFNRNQGEIKKAQIQQQQAQQELSATQRQAQTEVVTAYNTYQLQQKNIEKYSGILHQSQQILDNVKYAYLRGGTSIIDFLDAQRNWYDTRLLYYDSLQAYYQSYIQLLFATGLINQL
- a CDS encoding efflux RND transporter periplasmic adaptor subunit, translating into MQRITRYFFAAAFLLAGCKHKTPQPVATDDPAPVVTNNGQQITFPDSASTSFFSVESVGDSVLSGTLHAPGKVAATVVRGDEGGQNIVLFDDPGLNSDYSQLIQHKININHIQQINITQRKIELDRTQDLYDHGAASGKDILEAKSNLSMEQTNLANEKTQLIEHESGLKAAGFDPEALRSTSPGSAYIICDIPENQLNNVKRGAPCTVVLSSFPNNTYDAKVEDIADVIDDVTRMIKLRIRLNTPDTDIRAGMFATVTFQVHGDNKGININRDALVTSEGQNYVFVRTAPNTFTRREIRTGQQIGERIAVYSGLQNGESVVLKGVMQLKGLSFGY